A single genomic interval of Candidatus Nitrosocosmicus arcticus harbors:
- a CDS encoding class I SAM-dependent methyltransferase yields the protein MSQNVKAYFEHHSHDYANRHTQFYPLIANYIKDIVKANDIQNSNNIKLLDIGCGDGGFIKTLLEANVKIDYFATDVSLGMIELAKANFNNSNIRLFVADVFNIPIKENVKFDIIHVDSVLHHLVDKTQKKSVKLVKQIIELLVTKLSDNGILIVEEWAFLSYIVPTFTSFIIFYGLKFINFLDLDLSFTPEIRPGLEVNFLHPNLLFSILNNYGEVSLFDKSKMEFPFSYRFFLLREKSHISFILRVAKEELQLPT from the coding sequence ATGTCTCAGAATGTAAAAGCGTACTTTGAACATCATTCACATGATTATGCTAATAGGCATACACAATTCTACCCTTTAATAGCTAATTATATAAAAGATATTGTTAAAGCAAATGATATCCAGAACAGTAATAATATAAAACTCTTAGACATAGGTTGCGGAGACGGGGGGTTTATCAAAACATTGCTAGAAGCAAATGTAAAAATTGATTATTTTGCTACTGATGTCTCCCTTGGTATGATTGAGTTAGCAAAGGCCAATTTCAACAACTCCAATATTCGATTATTTGTTGCCGATGTTTTTAACATTCCTATAAAAGAAAATGTTAAATTCGACATAATACACGTAGATTCTGTCCTACATCATCTGGTTGACAAAACTCAAAAAAAGAGCGTAAAACTCGTTAAACAAATCATCGAGTTACTTGTAACCAAACTGTCAGATAACGGTATTCTGATAGTAGAAGAATGGGCTTTTCTTTCGTATATTGTTCCAACATTCACTTCTTTTATAATATTCTATGGCCTAAAATTCATCAATTTTCTTGACCTTGATCTGAGTTTTACACCTGAAATTAGGCCCGGACTAGAAGTTAATTTTCTGCATCCGAATCTATTATTTAGTATCCTCAACAACTACGGTGAAGTATCTCTTTTTGATAAATCCAAGATGGAATTCCCGTTTTCATACAGATTTTTTCTGCTGCGAGAAAAAAGTCATATTTCATTCATCTTGAGAGTTGCTAAGGAAGAATTACAATTACCGACATAA
- a CDS encoding glycosyltransferase, translating to MYNQLREILSSDKSIPKDFKRGTKMEVIIPTLNEEQTIGEVIRNIRSSNLPVALSILVVDGGSTDHTLDICRKENVRFMIQKVRGKGNGMREAVDQSEADIIVFIDGDGTYCPTDLALLLEPLLNDSADMVVGSRIKSKREKGAISIFNSFGNRIFNNTINFAMNSSITDSLSGYRALYREMFKDLILFSDAFEIEIEMTVEALAKGYRVLEIPINYGLRKGSNTKLAPLSDGTKIGRTLLFILMNVNPLKFFGVISLVFFVVALWPITQALYEKIFFGEIVSIPAVILAALLIVTGILSIVIGMLAELLVRSRRRLEFLINKTRE from the coding sequence ATGTATAATCAATTGCGAGAAATATTATCTTCTGACAAATCTATCCCAAAGGACTTCAAAAGAGGTACAAAGATGGAAGTTATCATTCCAACATTAAATGAAGAACAAACAATAGGAGAGGTTATTCGCAATATACGCTCCTCTAACCTACCGGTCGCATTATCTATCTTGGTGGTAGATGGCGGATCCACTGATCATACACTGGATATATGTAGAAAAGAAAATGTAAGATTTATGATCCAAAAAGTAAGGGGAAAGGGTAATGGAATGCGGGAGGCCGTGGACCAATCAGAAGCAGATATAATTGTGTTCATCGACGGGGACGGTACATATTGTCCTACTGATCTAGCATTACTACTAGAACCATTACTAAATGATAGCGCGGATATGGTTGTAGGATCCAGAATAAAGAGTAAACGAGAAAAAGGTGCAATTTCAATTTTCAATAGTTTCGGCAATAGAATCTTCAATAACACAATTAATTTTGCAATGAATTCGTCGATTACTGATTCCCTCTCTGGGTACCGAGCTCTATATAGAGAAATGTTCAAAGATCTTATACTTTTTAGTGATGCATTCGAAATCGAAATAGAAATGACAGTAGAGGCTCTGGCTAAGGGATACAGGGTACTAGAAATTCCCATTAATTATGGACTAAGAAAGGGATCAAATACAAAACTAGCTCCATTGAGTGATGGTACTAAAATTGGTAGGACACTGCTGTTTATTTTAATGAATGTAAATCCTTTAAAATTTTTTGGAGTTATTTCTTTAGTTTTTTTTGTTGTGGCATTGTGGCCCATTACGCAAGCCTTGTATGAAAAGATATTTTTTGGCGAGATCGTTTCAATTCCTGCTGTAATACTTGCGGCTCTTTTGATAGTCACTGGGATCCTTTCAATAGTCATAGGTATGTTAGCTGAACTTTTGGTAAGATCAAGAAGGAGATTAGAATTCTTAATCAATAAAACTAGGGAATAA
- a CDS encoding thrombospondin type 3 repeat-containing protein, giving the protein EPTPTPEPTPTPEPTPTPEPTPTPTPTPEPTLQKLLTAAATPSSIALTCETSPDNEPDCDHDGINDNIDPFVCEPVFNDCNGDGRPDAPLEGNSFECTPVSNDCDNDGIRDNVDGGWRGPDNCRLVSNSGQEDADSDGAGDACDSDPCDNNKGDQFGSGPTGDTSCITPTPTPTPTPTPTPTPTPTPTPTPTPTPTDVDFDGILDSIDNCPNRTNPDQSDTDGDSVGDACEGDSDNDGIVDDFDNCDNAVNSDQNDTDFDGQGDACDSTPNGPDADGDGVADSTDNCDTVANPGQENVDSDGVGDACDTDSDNDSVDNSVDNCPNRTNPDQSDTDGDSVGDACDSSSEPEPEPEPEPEPEPEPEPEPEPEPEPEPEPTPDGDSDGVSDGFDNCPNSKNPDQADSDGDGIGDACDNHILIVDSDSDGVSDGFDNCPNSKNPDQADSDGDGIGDACESFSPFRIVGEGANCRIIGEYIPVSQISLDANYGFKGTEFGCARNVNYDYVDPCSIGSVIQVTNCITDTVLRDCSHLDGSPLSTSTDHGIRGVWFEDNSRSSEPNIQGWQTICTYPSGTQLHEGIPSYCLIAGDRNYSTCVYGTSVYPCLNTPEKCKPVESEGPQFCTTDSYGRILECATQKPYEYDPCALAFPPEECLLPEEPEQGCDPTVQTCIPSENTGPCNVAMGNMQPGIVFVSSTVQSCTPPTEDDPTPIDCSVQSHPDCLPTEDDPTPIDCSVQSHPDCLPTENPPSCNPNGQSCELTDCTPATESIACSPQTVPADLQSVQSITDTIAAYLQDINSYLREAIKDTPEPPSIFDIIFPGFDEKIKEAQVQINSDTANLVKQMGLTPELIKSEYKIDQQIENSADIYAQLLIEADNKDPSQWSLIEKIAVATYTSGESWNEFGDKYGELLLISGALLLHAKATAETPPYAGIPENPGAFLERGFAEITAEKSYLVRIGDRPGSYGTYKFTTIEEAKVFAEKLAQMGKGGIRETYAFPYSFETKMGAIPGNPINQINVYELAKGTPTIQGVVGPLGGFEGGGWQVVIPTNTLVNSPSLYNIPIIKP; this is encoded by the coding sequence CAGAGCCAACTCCAACTCCAGAGCCAACTCCAACTCCAGAGCCAACTCCAACTCCAGAGCCAACTCCAACTCCAACTCCAACCCCAGAGCCAACTTTGCAGAAACTATTGACAGCAGCAGCTACTCCTTCTTCAATTGCATTGACATGTGAAACTTCTCCAGATAATGAACCCGATTGTGACCACGATGGAATTAATGATAATATTGATCCTTTTGTTTGTGAACCTGTTTTTAACGATTGTAATGGTGATGGGAGGCCGGATGCACCATTAGAAGGAAATAGCTTTGAATGCACTCCTGTCAGTAATGATTGTGACAACGATGGTATCAGGGACAATGTAGATGGTGGATGGAGAGGACCCGATAATTGTAGGTTAGTATCTAATTCAGGTCAAGAAGATGCCGATAGTGATGGTGCGGGCGATGCATGTGACTCTGATCCATGTGACAATAATAAAGGAGATCAATTTGGATCAGGCCCAACAGGTGATACATCTTGTATAACACCCACACCCACTCCTACACCCACTCCTACTCCTACACCCACTCCTACTCCTACACCCACTCCCACTCCTACACCTACACCAACCGATGTCGATTTTGATGGAATACTCGATTCAATAGACAACTGTCCTAACAGGACAAATCCTGATCAATCTGATACGGATGGTGATAGTGTAGGCGATGCTTGTGAAGGTGATAGCGATAATGATGGCATAGTTGATGATTTTGATAATTGTGATAACGCAGTAAACTCTGACCAGAATGATACTGATTTTGATGGTCAAGGTGATGCTTGTGATAGTACCCCTAACGGTCCAGACGCAGATGGCGATGGAGTGGCAGATTCAACAGATAACTGTGACACTGTAGCTAATCCTGGACAAGAAAATGTAGACTCAGATGGTGTAGGCGACGCATGTGATACTGATAGCGATAACGACAGTGTAGATAATTCGGTAGACAACTGTCCTAACAGGACAAATCCTGATCAATCTGATACGGATGGTGATAGTGTAGGCGATGCTTGTGATAGTTCTTCAGAACCAGAACCAGAACCAGAACCAGAACCAGAACCAGAACCAGAACCAGAACCAGAACCAGAACCAGAACCAGAACCAGAACCAGAACCAACTCCTGACGGTGATTCCGACGGAGTATCAGATGGTTTTGATAACTGTCCTAACAGTAAAAATCCCGACCAAGCTGACTCAGATGGAGACGGGATAGGCGATGCTTGTGATAATCATATTCTAATTGTTGACAGCGATTCCGACGGAGTATCAGATGGTTTTGATAACTGTCCTAACAGTAAAAATCCCGACCAAGCTGACTCAGATGGAGACGGGATAGGAGACGCCTGCGAGAGCTTTTCTCCTTTCAGGATAGTTGGCGAGGGTGCAAACTGTAGGATAATTGGAGAATACATACCGGTCAGCCAAATTTCTCTCGATGCCAATTATGGTTTCAAGGGAACAGAATTCGGTTGTGCCCGAAATGTGAATTATGATTATGTTGACCCCTGTAGTATTGGTTCAGTAATTCAAGTGACTAACTGTATAACTGACACCGTTCTAAGGGACTGCAGCCATTTAGACGGGTCACCTCTTAGTACCTCGACAGACCACGGTATTAGAGGTGTCTGGTTTGAAGATAACTCGAGATCCTCGGAACCAAACATTCAGGGTTGGCAGACCATCTGTACCTATCCGAGTGGAACACAATTACATGAAGGCATCCCATCATATTGTTTGATTGCTGGGGATAGGAACTACTCAACTTGTGTTTATGGCACTTCTGTTTATCCATGTTTAAACACTCCCGAAAAATGCAAACCTGTTGAATCAGAGGGACCCCAGTTTTGTACAACTGATAGTTATGGACGTATTTTAGAGTGTGCGACGCAAAAACCATATGAATATGATCCATGTGCTTTGGCATTTCCACCTGAAGAATGCCTTCTTCCCGAAGAACCCGAACAAGGATGTGATCCAACAGTTCAAACCTGTATACCCTCAGAAAATACTGGTCCATGTAACGTGGCAATGGGCAATATGCAACCTGGAATAGTATTTGTATCTTCAACAGTTCAATCCTGTACCCCACCAACTGAAGATGACCCAACACCGATAGATTGTTCAGTGCAGAGCCATCCCGACTGTTTACCAACTGAAGATGACCCAACACCGATAGATTGTTCAGTGCAGAGCCATCCCGACTGTTTACCAACTGAAAATCCACCATCCTGCAATCCAAATGGCCAATCTTGTGAACTTACAGACTGTACACCTGCTACAGAATCTATAGCATGTTCTCCTCAGACTGTTCCTGCAGATCTTCAAAGTGTACAGTCAATAACTGATACTATAGCTGCCTATCTACAGGATATCAATTCGTATTTAAGAGAAGCTATTAAAGACACGCCAGAGCCCCCAAGCATCTTTGATATTATTTTCCCTGGATTTGACGAAAAAATCAAAGAGGCTCAGGTGCAAATAAATAGTGATACTGCGAATCTAGTGAAACAAATGGGATTAACACCTGAGTTAATTAAGTCCGAGTACAAAATAGACCAACAAATAGAAAATTCTGCTGATATATATGCTCAACTTTTAATTGAAGCGGACAATAAGGATCCATCCCAATGGAGTTTAATTGAAAAGATAGCTGTGGCCACATATACATCTGGTGAATCATGGAACGAGTTTGGAGATAAATATGGTGAGCTGCTCTTAATATCTGGAGCGTTACTACTTCATGCTAAAGCAACAGCAGAAACTCCGCCATATGCAGGCATTCCAGAGAATCCAGGAGCATTTCTAGAAAGGGGTTTTGCTGAAATAACAGCAGAAAAAAGCTACCTAGTTAGAATAGGAGATCGACCTGGCTCTTATGGAACTTATAAGTTTACTACCATAGAGGAGGCAAAAGTTTTTGCTGAAAAATTAGCGCAAATGGGCAAAGGAGGGATTCGGGAGACCTACGCATTCCCATATTCTTTTGAGACAAAAATGGGTGCCATTCCAGGAAATCCAATTAATCAAATTAATGTATATGAATTGGCAAAAGGAACACCTACTATCCAAGGAGTAGTTGGTCCTTTGGGTGGATTTGAAGGAGGAGGTTGGCAAGTAGTAATTCCCACGAACACCCTTGTCAATTCCCCCTCTCTATATAATATCCCCATAATCAAACCATAG